CACACTaaagataaagaaatatttaagaaaAGGTCAacaaaaaatccatccatccatccgacGGGCAATTTAGTGTTTCCAATTGACCCAACtctataaacaaaacaaaaaacaacaacaacaaaatgtttgtaaaaaaacaaaaacaaagatagaTATAAACTGTCTTGATGCTCgatcaatcatccaggtaagtaaatgccaaaggttgattctgttcatctaggTGAAGCATCTTcaatgggagaaacgttttgttaCTCATCCCAGTGACATTGAAAACGCTAcgtttttaaataataattaaaaatatatttaattgtaCTAATCGAGTGTAacattaaaatgttacattgttTTGTGCTTGTACTGTAattgttttgttccttttttccttttctgtttatatttttcctTGTATTTCCGTTTTTTTCCCTTAATTGAttatttctgaaaaaaacatttcttgacTGTGTAATCCACTCACTGCACCACGGTTATTGACCAATAACAAACCAAAGTTGGGCGATATGAGAGGAGACACTTGTCTTCAGGGAAGAGTGTCTGTAGTTCAATACAAATTTATTCTGGGTGATCATGTTTATTGTTTGATCAAATATTTTATCCTAATGAGATTCGTCTATTCCCAGGACACAAGGGCTTACTGAGTGATTTCATGAGGATATAAATAATGTGAATTATGCTGTTACCCACAGTCACCAGCTCTCAGCCTCGCTTAACACACATTAAGATTTAGGACGTATGCATTATGCAGTTTTCTGTGCAATATGTTCTATCCCATCAGAAGCTGTTATTGACAAACGTCATGGTCTAAAACTTTAgagcattatatatatatttatgataTATGTATAATTGTGATATATCTGTGGTTCATGTGTATATTGGAAGAGCAGATGGATGATTGTTAAGTCATTAGAGGGTCACAGAGATAGCTTACAAATACCTGATGAAGTTGGGAGGCTTACCTCTGCCTGTGGTCACCTACTATACTGTATATCTGTCTCTTTTAGTATGGAATCGTTCTGGATGCAGGCTCATCCCACACCTCCATGTATATCTACAAATGGCCGGCTGACAAGCAAAACAATACCGGCATCGTTACCCAGCACGATGAGTGTAATGTAAAAGGTGAGTTCATTTGTATTGTTCAAGACAAAGTTGATCAAAAGAGAACTCAATCATTACTTTATCTCGTGGTTTGAGTGGTAAATGTGGGCAACAGCATATACTCAGAATCAgaagcggtttttgatacgggcggttgcccggggcagCATCGTGGTGGGgagcggcatcacgggcatcggcaaaaaataaaaataaaaatagttgctcgtactcatgctgccccggcgtcatgccagcgcatactGGGAATGGtacaggcaccgatcggttttctatcgcccatttgctgggagtaagggcgccctccgtttgcgaggtgcgcctgctgcttgctgcacagggaggagagggcggggcggcgggggattctctggctggctggagcagcgtctaataaccaactcgcaaaataaaacaaaataaaaacaaaccaaaaaacacaaaacaccagacatcatgatacagacttaaAATTTGCACCGACGTTTTTCTCAAATCTatacgcgaaaagtgagcgcgagagccctcggtgctcactgctgaagtcaaagtaaactttattgtcatctccgcaaCATGCAGTCCAGCATAtatagagacgagacgacgaggctccagttacagcagtgcaagtaaacaaacaataaatataagaagagtaagaaaataaatatacactttaggaccaggagtaaagggatcaataacaatttataatttacagtttgatgatttaaagtctcacacacaacccgttgaaaggggagggggccggctgcttccaaatagagcacatgcTAGCActagagggagtgttcgcccagggcgccaaacaggctaggaccgccactgctcAGAATGAAATCTAACTTTTAGTTTCTAAAAGTATAATGtcagcagagccttcagctatcAGGCCTCTCTCATACGTACGGTTACATTGTAACCTTGGTTCACTGAGTGAGAAACTATCTCTCCGTAACTCCGTTACACATTCCATATGTATGGGGTAACTCttaaagacaagacaaggagaCAGCGCAGCCGAAAACCCAGAAAGTGTACCAAAAGaacaattttcaaatgtacaTATATACATGCCACCCCAGTCAAGGCCACGCCAGACGCAAAGGCCGAGCCATGGGCCAGAGGCTTCAGTCTGCCAGATGCAAGACTTACCTGAGCGAGTCCTGCAAGACGCAAGGATCGCAGCATGGTCAGCCCTCAAGTTGCTAGGCTAACCAAGGACCTAGGCTACTGCTGATGGGCACCCAGCACCCAAAAGACAGGCTGGCTGCCACGTTCAAGCGATAAAACTGCATAAAGGTGGTAGCTGAGGACCATGCTGCTGCCGCACATGACCTAAGAGGTGGCCACCCCATGGGCCAAGTGGGCCCACACAACCGAGGGAAGGGGAGCTTCCACCCCCTTCCCATCCGGGAATCACCTGCAACACTCACTGTGGACCGATAGTGCCTGGAGTTCACTAACTCTTTTGGCAGATTTTATGGAGGGAGGTTTTTAAGTGATAGCCAATTGATCTCAGTGTTCTCCAGAGGCTCAAAGGGAGGGCACTCAAAACTCAATCACCAGTTTCACATCTGCACACCTGTTTTATACTTAAGCTGTGGGGCATTGGCGGGTTAGCCAGAGTGTCGCCACAACATAGGGGGGGTCATACCCttacatatggaatatgtaacggATCACAAATATTTCTCAAATTATTGCTAAGAAATACCAAAACTATTTATAGAAATGTTGCTGGTGTTAAGTGGAAAATGTTTGCAAGCCTCCAGAACTGACCATTTAACCCCAGAAGGTTCCACTGGTGAGGACACTCTCACTTTCACTTCCACAATTTCACCCTATAGAAAAATATCCAGTGCCGTTAAGGATATTCAAATTGTATGTGTTGTGTAAGACTTAAGTGGTCCACTTCCTCGCCAGACATTCTTTGCTAACTTAGTAAGTACCAGCTGTTCCCCTTTTATTGGCCTTGTTATCAATGTTTCCTTAGAAACACCAGTGGATGACTCCAAGACAAGAAAGTGCAGCCTTAGATCAGGTTCTTAAACAATTAGAGttactttttcttcttgtcCAGGTGGTGGGATATCAAGCTATGCCGACAACCCTAGTGGAGCAGCAAAGAGTCTCGAGAAGTGCTTGGAACAAGCTTTGACGCATATCCCCAAATTCAGACACCATCAAACTCCACTCTGTTTGGGAGCGACTGCAGGCATGAGGCTGCTGAGGTTAGTAGTAGTGGTTAATAATTCACCACAAACTCCATCAGTGATTAATATCTGTATTGAAATGAATTCAGAAAGTCTTTTAACCAAGCTTCATTTAACCAATGTATTGATAGCATCACCAATGCCTCAAAGTCGCAGCGTGTAATGAAGGAAGTGGAAAACAAACTCCAGTCCTACCCTTTCAAATTCAAAGAGTCAATAATTCTGAGCGGGCAGGCAGAAGGGGTATTTGGCTGGGTCACTGTTAACTACTTACTGGAAAACTTTGTCAAGGTAAGTGTTGTCTCTTTGATgaatttctgctttttctgttaACATGCAAGGCAGCTGGATAGCAGAGTGCACTGCCTCACAACCTCATGAAACatgaaaggttttgtttttttaggataTGACTAGAACTGAAAGGGTCAGTGTCTTTAAACATAAACTTAAATAGTAGCTTctgattaaaatattaatttataatcacatagatgtttttattgttactgTTATTATTTGTTTTGGACATAGCCCATATCTGtacatacactgaacaaaaatataaatgcaacactttTGATTTTTCTCCCATTTTCCATGAGCTGAACTTAAAGATCTGAAACGTTTTCTACATACACAAATGACCCATGACTGTCAAATATTGTTCACAAATCTGTCTAAATCTGTGTTAGTGAGAACTtctccatcccacctcacaggtgtggcaTGTCAAGGTGCTGATTAGAtagcatgaataaataaatgttggaGACTGTGTGGAGAAACAGAAGCTGATTACCCACATATATTTTGGAAGTGCATAAAAATCAAAAAGTATTGGGAAGACCTTAAAATGACCATGGATAATATTCTGGGTTATGCACTGCCAAACACCAGTCAAGTGATGTACCGTGGAAACATAAAGGAACTGGTATAAAAGGAGGACATGTATCTAGTAAAAATAATCCTAGCCGCAACAAAGAAAGCAATCACAAAGAACTGGTTACACCCAGACCCTCCCACTCAACAAGATTGGATTAGGATTGTAGAAGGTATCTCAGAAATTACTTTCAATATTAGACTGATGGGGTGTAAGTATGACAGAcaatggaggaagtggaaaacatttttaagtggCACCAAAAACACGACATAAAAAGAGATTTGCATGTGATAGAAGgtggaaaaagaaatgtaaactccAGACTGGTTgtaattttctttactgtataaCTAAAgctaataaaaattaaagttgcaaaaaagaaatacaaagccATTACAAGCCATTCTTAAAGAAGGGTAACGGGGAAAAAAGATGAGGTGTGTCACATTGCACAAGATCTGCAATGAAAAATAGgggcaacaggtctgatggagtaCGCAATCAAAATTGAAATTTCTAGAAAGGGACTAATAACAGCGATCACCTAAAGAAGAGTTTTTATATTGTCCTTTtgtccttttattgttttattgtctaTTGtcctattcctgaagactacttacagaaattacaaaaaagctCTCCTAAGAGATTTCAGGCTGATGATTAAAGACAGTCATCCTGAGTATTCATGATCAAGCCTGTTagaattgtttgttttaacctgaatatgtttcagtaaatcgCTTCACCTATTTTCCAAGTTAGATATTTATTAGTTAAACTGACTTATTAACTAATAATTTTACTTGTACTTAGCTGAGTAtcttgtttgtggttgttaacTTACTTACAGTGAGTATTATTAACAACATAATGAAAACTGAGTTCAGGATCtagttaacatttttaattaagcacTGTGTTAGAAATGTGATGGACTGACTGGTGTACATGAAGATGCCAAGTGCTGGAAGCATCCCAGTTGAAAATTACATGGAGGTATTTTATGATGCATGAGTTGCATGTTTAGGTGGGGGTGTGGCCTCTTTTCCATTTACAAGTGAAGCCAAACAGCTATTTTAGATCTAAATTTCTCTTACAGTTTTAGAGCGTTCGAGTGCTTTGGTCATTTTTCCCTAAACGTTTTCATTGAATGTTATTGGTTGATTCTAAGAGATTCTAATTCCACTGTGGTGTCCTTTGTTATTACCCAGTATGGTTTTGTAGGTCACTGGATGAATCCAGGCAGAGACACAATTGGAGCTTTGGATTTAGGAGGAGCATCTACTCAGATTACTTTTGAGACCTCTGAAAAGGTGGAGAATAAAAGTAACACAATGGAGTTGAAGCTTTTTGGAAAAACCTACAGACTATACACCCAGAGCTTCCTGTGTTACGGCCAAGACCAGTATTTAAGGAAACTGCTGGCTCATCTCATTAAGGTACTGTTCAACAAGTTAAAAGACTCTAACTGTTAATGGCGACCAAATCCCTGTTTGTTATAATGATTCTGTATCTTCTCAACAACTGAGAAGTTCCGATAGCAAGACCATATAAAACAGCatgtgtaaacattttattgtctTGCTGCAGTCCTGCTAAGCTATAAGGATGTTTGAAACACATCTCCATTAAGCTTACTAAATGGATTAAGTTCACATTTGTCACATTTTGGGATCATATTGTTACATTCTTGCTAAGAGAGAGATGAAAGCTTGCCATACAGATTGGACAGGAGAACTGCTAGCTCGTTAACCAAATTAAATAACCAGTCTTTACCAGTTTTAGGAAAATCAGAGTTGTTGCTACAAGGAACCTTAGAACAATGCAGTGTCTGTGTTATGGATGGCTTTTATTGCTTCAACAGTGAAATGGTctttgtaaagaaaaataaaaaaaaatgttttctaataaAATTTTAATCTTCTAACTTTAAGGATAACTATCCAAACAGCACAGTGTTCCACCCCTGCTATCCAAAGCAGTTCAACGAATATGTCATCCTGGGGAAGGACGTCTTTGATTCTCCGTGTACTGTGGACTCCAAGCCAGACAAGATTGACCTGGAAATGAATGTAAACGTTGTGGGCACAGGGGACTACCAAAACTGCTTAAAGAATGTAAAGAAGATATTCTCCTTTGAGAATTGCAAATACTCCAAGTGCTCCTTTAATGGAGTCTTTCAGCCCAGCTTGAGAGGAAGATTCATGGTGAGAGGCTTTTAGATGTTGTCTAAAATATCCTATATTGAGGCAAAAAAGCATAGAAGCATAACGTAGACTCAATTTTGGGTATcatttttaattctttgttCTTGGATTGCTCATTGTAGTGATTACAGTGAGTTTTTTTAGTTCTTACGTTCTAATTCTACTGTAATTATTAGCATTCGTAATTCATAGAAAAGCTCTAGGTCAGCTGggtttttgtgtgcatgttttctgAGTGATCAGTTAAAACCCATGCATGGTAGGTTAATCGAGATATCTTAACCTGCTGTTAGTatgaatgtgatgctgaatAGCTTCCTCCCTGCTCTCTGACGGAGTGGCAACCTATCCAgcatgtaccctgcctcttttcttttttcatctaGGATAAGCTCAATGATCCCCTGGAACCCTCCATCCAAACACCTTCACAAAGCACTGTTAAAACATTCAACAGGTTTATTTACAGATTGTTAAAGTAAAATTGCTATCTTTGAATCGGAGGTTAAGAGACAGAGATAATACACGCTGTTCAATGGTGAACACACTGTCAACAGAAAACAtgcccacagacagacacagacagaaaagaagGAGAGAGTCAGTGGTAGTGTGGTAGTAATTGCATCAAACAGCTATGCAACCAGACCCTGGAATGTTCATTAGCGAACAGCCACCAACTTTAAGGATATGGAACGAGTGAATTGCTTCCTATGTGGACACAGTTTGGACAGGTGTTTGAACAGTTTTCCAGATGTTCTACACCGAAATCGTCACGTGTATGGGAGCTCTCTGGTAGATATTTTGAATCCCTTATGCACACTTTCTGCAATTTTTGCCTAAGAGACTTACTCGCACATAAACAGTTATACAGACAAGCATACAAGACTTAAAGAGCTGGAAAGTTTCAAGAAAACATTTGGATA
This genomic stretch from Astatotilapia calliptera chromosome 12, fAstCal1.2, whole genome shotgun sequence harbors:
- the LOC113033566 gene encoding ectonucleoside triphosphate diphosphohydrolase 2-like produces the protein MGLRCSQTVPTVVLIVVAVVGILLLVLPAKEMALPPENMYGIVLDAGSSHTSMYIYKWPADKQNNTGIVTQHDECNVKGGGISSYADNPSGAAKSLEKCLEQALTHIPKFRHHQTPLCLGATAGMRLLSITNASKSQRVMKEVENKLQSYPFKFKESIILSGQAEGVFGWVTVNYLLENFVKYGFVGHWMNPGRDTIGALDLGGASTQITFETSEKVENKSNTMELKLFGKTYRLYTQSFLCYGQDQYLRKLLAHLIKDNYPNSTVFHPCYPKQFNEYVILGKDVFDSPCTVDSKPDKIDLEMNVNVVGTGDYQNCLKNVKKIFSFENCKYSKCSFNGVFQPSLRGRFMAFSAFYFTHKYISTLTNMDMTSPNQTAKAVRHVCNMSISEMTTKTKQDEKYMKNVCAVSNFVQVLLTQGYHFNEVSLPSISFEKKAGGASVGWALGYMLNLTNLVPAENPVVMKALPIGPWKGILFLSIILIFFALGYLLFVYRKAKANEGMV